In a genomic window of Micromonospora cremea:
- a CDS encoding ArsR/SmtB family transcription factor, with the protein MEPHEPDLAAVPVTAVLAALADDVRLQIVRALAEGGERACGTFEFGVSKATRSHHLKVLREAGLTRTRAAGTSRYVRLRRDELDRLYPGLLNAVLAQPSQG; encoded by the coding sequence ATGGAGCCGCACGAACCCGACCTGGCCGCCGTACCGGTCACCGCCGTGCTGGCCGCACTCGCCGACGACGTGCGGCTACAGATCGTGCGGGCACTCGCCGAGGGCGGCGAGCGCGCCTGCGGCACCTTCGAGTTCGGCGTCTCCAAGGCGACCCGCAGCCACCACCTGAAGGTGCTGCGCGAGGCCGGCCTGACCCGCACCCGCGCCGCCGGCACCAGCCGCTACGTCCGCCTCCGCCGCGACGAACTGGACCGCCTCTACCCCGGCCTGTTGAACGCGGTCCTCGCTCAGCCCAGCCAAGGCTGA
- a CDS encoding DUF4232 domain-containing protein, with protein sequence MIYRDAAAPRRASVAIAMVLALAACAPADHRGQAGDGPSTAPQLTSMPGPTPSAYVSPPFWCPESGVRIRSRGSDAAMGLRALGLELVNCGDRPYRIKGYPALRVLDEDRKPIILRVLPGAKEITPGFDQPPLQITLQAGERAVATVLWRNLVTDATVPATNGEYLRVAPAAGQPAEDVDPDGPVDVGNTGRIGVSAWKKAEQPSAPVPTRPAPLPVSPPDSRL encoded by the coding sequence ATGATCTACCGCGACGCGGCAGCACCGCGACGGGCCAGCGTGGCGATCGCGATGGTGCTCGCGCTCGCCGCCTGCGCCCCCGCCGACCATCGCGGCCAGGCCGGGGACGGACCGAGCACAGCGCCCCAGCTCACGAGCATGCCCGGCCCGACGCCCTCGGCGTACGTCAGCCCGCCGTTCTGGTGCCCGGAGTCGGGCGTCCGGATCCGGTCGAGGGGGTCGGACGCCGCGATGGGGCTGCGCGCCCTCGGCCTGGAGCTGGTCAACTGCGGCGACCGTCCCTACCGGATCAAGGGATACCCGGCGCTGCGCGTGCTGGACGAGGACCGCAAGCCGATCATCCTGCGCGTGCTGCCCGGGGCGAAGGAGATCACGCCGGGCTTCGACCAGCCGCCCCTGCAGATCACGCTGCAAGCCGGTGAGCGGGCCGTCGCCACCGTGCTCTGGCGCAACCTCGTCACCGACGCGACCGTGCCCGCCACCAACGGGGAATACCTGCGGGTCGCACCCGCCGCCGGGCAGCCGGCCGAGGACGTCGACCCGGACGGCCCGGTTGACGTGGGCAACACCGGCCGGATCGGCGTCAGCGCCTGGAAGAAGGCAGAGCAGCCGTCCGCGCCGGTGCCGACGCGACCCGCCCCGCTGCCGGTGAGCCCACCGGACAGTCGGCTATGA
- a CDS encoding ABC transporter permease, with the protein MAGSSVETPMGVTDPAGAARGYRPSATMPFGAEFRRQASRRRTQLALGFMVLLPLIILVAFQFNSGGDDDNGNNEFASLVDLATSGGLNFTLFSIFVSASFLLVVVVALFCGDTVASEASWGSLRYLLAIPVPRARLLTVKLVVALAYSGLALLLLAGTALAAGTLRYGWSPLRSTVAAELEPGEGLLRLLAVLGYLAVVLLVVAGLAFLLSVTTDAALGAVGGAVLLWILSSILDQITALGALRDFLPTHFSTAWLGLLSTPVQTDDVVRGCISAISYATLFWGLAFWRFTRKDITS; encoded by the coding sequence ATGGCTGGCTCTTCCGTCGAGACGCCGATGGGCGTCACCGACCCGGCCGGTGCGGCCCGGGGCTACCGGCCGTCGGCGACGATGCCGTTCGGCGCGGAGTTCCGCCGGCAGGCGTCCCGGCGGCGGACCCAGCTGGCGCTCGGGTTCATGGTGCTGCTGCCGCTGATCATCCTGGTCGCCTTCCAGTTCAACTCCGGGGGCGACGACGACAACGGCAACAACGAGTTCGCCAGCCTGGTCGACCTGGCCACGTCCGGCGGGCTCAACTTCACCCTGTTCTCGATCTTCGTGTCGGCGTCGTTCCTGCTGGTGGTCGTCGTCGCGCTGTTCTGTGGCGACACGGTGGCCAGCGAGGCGAGCTGGGGCAGCCTGCGCTACCTGCTGGCGATTCCGGTGCCCCGGGCCCGGCTGCTCACCGTGAAGCTGGTGGTCGCGCTCGCGTACTCCGGGCTGGCTCTGCTGCTGCTGGCCGGCACCGCACTCGCCGCGGGCACCCTGCGCTACGGCTGGTCGCCGCTGCGCAGCACGGTCGCCGCCGAGCTTGAGCCGGGCGAGGGGCTGCTCCGGCTGCTGGCCGTGCTCGGCTACCTGGCGGTCGTCCTGCTGGTGGTGGCCGGGCTGGCGTTCCTGCTGTCGGTGACCACGGACGCCGCGCTGGGCGCGGTGGGTGGCGCGGTGCTGCTCTGGATCCTGTCCAGCATCCTGGACCAGATCACCGCCCTCGGCGCGCTGCGCGACTTCCTGCCCACCCACTTCAGCACCGCCTGGCTGGGGCTGCTCTCGACCCCGGTGCAGACCGACGACGTGGTGCGCGGCTGCATCTCGGCGATCAGCTACGCGACGCTGTTCTGGGGGCTGGCCTTCTGGCGCTTCACCCGCAAGGACATCACGTCATAG
- a CDS encoding DMT family transporter, giving the protein MRSRAAAYPLLAVLSWGVMFPILASALTRVDALNLTTARYLLATVILVGILLLREGAGALRLGGRAAEVVVLGVVGFAGFNVLTNLALEHAAPQQIALFVATTPVITQLVRWARDGVRPKPLLLALSLVALLGVGLVITRGSLAGLGQFGLGGLMMIGAVLGWAIYTHGASRFGDWSPLRYTTLTALAGTVAMLAASVLADGIGWQHAPAAADLVAVAPQLAYAVILGAVVAVLAWNTGVQRLGAANAALFMNVVPVTTFAVQIARGYRPEPVELVGAAITIAALVAANLATRARVASQPGPAAVTDPVAVVDPVAVAAR; this is encoded by the coding sequence ATGCGATCCCGCGCCGCCGCCTACCCGTTACTCGCCGTGCTCAGCTGGGGAGTGATGTTCCCGATCCTGGCCAGTGCGCTGACCCGGGTCGACGCGCTCAACCTGACCACCGCCCGCTACCTGCTGGCCACCGTCATCCTGGTCGGCATCCTGCTGCTCCGCGAGGGCGCCGGCGCGCTGCGGCTCGGGGGCCGAGCGGCCGAGGTGGTGGTGCTCGGCGTGGTCGGCTTCGCCGGCTTCAACGTGCTCACCAACCTGGCGCTCGAGCACGCCGCACCGCAGCAGATCGCCCTCTTCGTGGCGACCACCCCGGTCATCACCCAGCTGGTCCGCTGGGCTCGGGACGGCGTACGCCCGAAGCCGCTCCTGCTGGCCCTCTCCCTGGTGGCGCTTCTCGGCGTCGGTCTGGTGATCACGCGCGGGAGCCTGGCCGGGCTCGGTCAGTTCGGCCTCGGCGGTCTGATGATGATCGGCGCGGTGCTCGGCTGGGCCATCTACACCCACGGCGCCAGCCGGTTCGGCGATTGGTCGCCGCTGCGTTACACCACCCTCACCGCGCTCGCCGGCACAGTCGCCATGCTCGCCGCGAGCGTGCTCGCCGACGGCATCGGCTGGCAGCACGCGCCGGCCGCCGCCGACCTCGTGGCGGTCGCCCCGCAGTTGGCGTACGCCGTGATCCTGGGCGCCGTGGTCGCGGTGCTGGCCTGGAACACCGGCGTGCAGCGGCTCGGCGCCGCCAACGCCGCCCTGTTCATGAACGTGGTCCCGGTGACCACCTTCGCGGTGCAGATCGCCCGCGGCTACCGGCCGGAGCCGGTCGAGCTGGTCGGGGCCGCGATCACCATCGCCGCCCTGGTCGCCGCGAACCTTGCCACCCGGGCCCGGGTGGCGTCCCAGCCCGGGCCGGCCGCGGTGACGGACCCGGTCGCGGTGGTCGACCCGGTGGCGGTGGCCGCCCGCTGA